From Choloepus didactylus isolate mChoDid1 chromosome 19, mChoDid1.pri, whole genome shotgun sequence, one genomic window encodes:
- the LOC119515807 gene encoding 60S ribosomal protein L27a-like has product MPSRLRKTRKLQGHVSHGHRRIRKHWKHPGGQGNAGGMNHHGINFDKYHPGYFGKVGMRHYHLKRNQSFCPAVNLDKLWTLVSEQIQVNAAKNKTGVAPIIDVVRSGYYKVLGKGKLPKQPVIVKAKFFSRRAEEKIKGVGGACVLVA; this is encoded by the coding sequence ATGCCTTCTAGATTGAGAAAGACCCGGAAACTCCAGGGCCACGTGAGCCATGGCCACCGCCGTATCCGCAAACACTGGAAGCATCCGGGAGGCCAGGGTAATGCTGGTGGCATGAATCACCACGGGATCAACTTCGACAAATATCATCCAGGTTACTTTGGGAAGGTTGGTATGAGACATTATCACTTGAAGAGGAACCAGAGCTTCTGTCCAGCTGTCAACCTGGATAAATTGTGGACCTTAGTCAGTGAGCAGATACAGGTAAATGCTGCTAAAAACAAGACTGGAGTTGCTCCCATCATTGATGTGGTACGATCGGGCTACTACAAAGTTCTGGGGAAGGGAAAGCTCCCAAAGCAGCCTGTCATCGTGAAGGCCAAATTCTTCAGCAGAAGAGCTGAGGAGAAGATCAAGGGTGTGGGGGGAGCCTGTGTCCTCGTGGCTTGA